One Pantanalinema sp. genomic window carries:
- a CDS encoding N-acetylmannosamine-6-phosphate 2-epimerase gives MPTVRDRLKGGLIVSCQAGHEEPLHGSAIMAAMARAAAQSGAVAIRAEGPSDIKAIRAAVDLPIVGLYKIRKPEWEVYITPTFESAKEVAEAGADLIAIDATTEVRPDGLSLEETIRRIKKELGRPVFADVSTLEEGLRAEALGADVVGTTLSGYTPQSPRQDGPDWRLLGDLTRRLAIPVIMEGRIWEPAEARQAIERGAWAVVVGSAITRPQLITDRFLKEMGRHGNQPR, from the coding sequence GTGCCGACGGTGCGCGATCGCCTCAAGGGAGGCCTGATCGTCTCATGCCAGGCGGGCCACGAGGAGCCGCTTCATGGCTCGGCCATCATGGCCGCCATGGCGCGCGCGGCCGCCCAGAGCGGAGCCGTGGCCATCCGGGCCGAGGGCCCCTCGGACATCAAGGCGATCCGCGCGGCGGTGGACCTGCCCATCGTCGGGCTCTACAAGATCCGCAAGCCCGAGTGGGAGGTCTACATCACCCCGACCTTCGAGTCGGCCAAGGAGGTCGCCGAGGCGGGCGCCGATCTCATCGCGATCGACGCCACGACCGAGGTGCGCCCCGACGGGCTGAGCCTCGAAGAGACGATCCGGCGCATCAAGAAAGAGCTCGGCCGGCCGGTCTTCGCCGACGTCTCCACCCTCGAGGAGGGCCTGCGGGCCGAGGCCCTGGGGGCTGACGTGGTCGGCACGACCCTTTCCGGGTACACTCCCCAGAGCCCCAGGCAGGACGGGCCTGACTGGCGCCTCCTGGGCGATCTGACGCGTCGCCTTGCGATCCCCGTGATCATGGAGGGCCGCATCTGGGAGCCCGCCGAGGCGCGGCAGGCCATCGAGCGCGGAGCCTGGGCCGTGGTGGTGGGCTCCGCCATCACCCGTCCGCAGCTGATCACCGATCGCTTCTTGAAGGAGATGGGCCGCCATGGCAACCAACCTCGCTGA
- a CDS encoding cyclodeaminase/cyclohydrolase family protein, whose product MSNASLSAKPLVELPVNDFLRRLAGSDPTPGGGSASALSGAVAASLVSMVGGLTTGRAGFEEVAETIEIMVEQGHQIAGVLGAAVDRDAAAYDQVTAAFKLPKATDAEKTARSQAIQAAMTHAADVPFEVAEECLAAAELAMIALEKGNPNATSDAAVALLHALTGLEGAVLNVAINLDSIKDAAYVSEKTSEIKRLVTRSEELRTAGWQIIRERFQALG is encoded by the coding sequence ATGTCTAACGCCTCACTCAGCGCCAAGCCCCTCGTCGAGCTCCCCGTCAACGACTTCCTCAGGCGCCTCGCGGGCTCGGACCCCACCCCCGGCGGCGGCAGCGCCTCGGCCCTCTCGGGCGCCGTCGCGGCTTCCCTGGTCTCCATGGTGGGCGGCCTGACCACGGGCCGCGCGGGCTTCGAGGAGGTCGCCGAGACCATCGAGATCATGGTCGAGCAGGGCCACCAGATCGCAGGGGTCCTGGGTGCCGCGGTGGACCGCGACGCCGCGGCCTACGACCAGGTGACGGCGGCCTTCAAGCTGCCCAAGGCCACCGACGCGGAGAAGACCGCGCGCTCGCAGGCCATCCAGGCGGCCATGACCCATGCGGCCGACGTGCCCTTCGAGGTGGCCGAGGAGTGCCTCGCCGCGGCGGAGCTCGCCATGATCGCCCTCGAGAAGGGCAACCCCAACGCCACCTCGGACGCGGCGGTGGCCCTGCTGCATGCGCTGACCGGCCTCGAGGGCGCCGTCCTCAACGTCGCCATCAACCTGGACTCGATCAAGGACGCGGCCTACGTGAGCGAGAAGACCAGCGAGATCAAGCGCCTCGTGACGCGCTCCGAGGAGCTCCGAACCGCCGGCTGGCAGATCATCCGCGAGCGCTTCCAGGCCCTGGGCTAG
- a CDS encoding HigA family addiction module antitoxin, whose amino-acid sequence MAPIHPGKILLEEFLEPLGISQNRLALAAGIPAPRINAIVKGKRGITADTALRIGRFFGTGPEFWMNLQSRYDLEVQRDQLGERLIQEVHPLAVAG is encoded by the coding sequence ATGGCGCCGATCCATCCGGGAAAGATCCTGCTCGAGGAGTTCCTGGAGCCGCTGGGGATCAGCCAGAACCGCTTGGCCCTCGCCGCCGGCATCCCCGCTCCGCGCATTAACGCGATCGTCAAGGGCAAGCGCGGGATCACCGCCGACACCGCGCTGCGGATCGGTCGGTTCTTCGGGACGGGGCCGGAGTTCTGGATGAACCTCCAGAGCCGCTACGATCTCGAGGTCCAGAGGGATCAACTCGGCGAGCGCCTGATCCAGGAGGTTCATCCGCTCGCGGTCGCCGGCTGA
- the hutH gene encoding histidine ammonia-lyase, which yields MATITDQLPITLDGESLRVEDVVRVARDRATVSLSEASMARVEESRAYVDALIAEERVVYGITTGFGYFKERRIGPEAVEQLQHNLIVSHSAGVGEPLGVETVRAMLLLRANALAKGYSGVRPGTLRLLVEMLNRGVHPRIPSQGSVGASGDLSPLSHLALVMIGEGEAELEGKVLPGAEALSLVGLGPIKLGAKEGLALINGTQAMTALGALTLSRSRSLAKLADVACGMTVEATLGSPRAYLPHFHALRPHPGQQASARNMTRLTELSELVASHAGCDQVQDAYSLRCAPQVHGASRDAIDYGEKVVSIELNSATDNPLIFADRDEVLTGGHFHGQPVALAMDFLAIALSELANISERRIERLVNATYSNGLPMFLAEEGGLNSGYMVAQYTAASLVSENKVLAHPASVDSIPTSAGQEDHVSMGTTSARKAVNVCDNAERVLAIEFLCAAQALDFRKIPAGTGSAAAYKAIREAVPYLAADRVVSKDIEAMVALMRDGSLLAAVEAACGELE from the coding sequence ATGGCGACCATCACCGACCAGCTTCCTATCACCCTCGACGGCGAGAGCCTCCGCGTCGAGGACGTCGTGCGCGTGGCCCGCGACCGCGCCACCGTCTCTCTGTCCGAGGCCTCCATGGCCCGGGTCGAGGAGTCCCGCGCCTACGTGGATGCCCTGATCGCCGAGGAGCGCGTGGTCTACGGCATCACCACGGGCTTCGGCTACTTCAAGGAGCGGCGGATCGGCCCGGAGGCCGTCGAGCAGCTCCAGCACAACCTGATCGTGAGCCACTCGGCCGGCGTGGGCGAGCCCCTGGGCGTCGAGACCGTGCGCGCCATGCTCCTCTTGCGGGCCAACGCGCTCGCCAAGGGCTACTCGGGCGTGCGCCCCGGCACCCTGCGCCTTCTGGTCGAGATGCTCAACCGCGGCGTCCACCCCCGCATCCCCTCGCAGGGCTCGGTCGGCGCGAGCGGCGACCTCTCGCCCCTGAGTCACCTGGCGCTCGTCATGATCGGCGAGGGCGAGGCCGAGCTCGAAGGCAAGGTCCTGCCGGGGGCCGAGGCCCTCTCGTTGGTGGGCCTCGGCCCCATCAAGCTCGGCGCCAAGGAAGGCCTGGCCCTCATCAACGGCACCCAGGCCATGACGGCGCTGGGGGCGCTGACCCTCTCGCGCTCGCGCTCGCTCGCCAAGCTCGCCGACGTGGCCTGCGGCATGACCGTCGAGGCGACCCTCGGCTCGCCCCGCGCCTACCTGCCGCACTTCCACGCCCTGCGCCCCCACCCGGGCCAGCAGGCGAGCGCGCGGAACATGACGCGCCTGACCGAGCTGAGCGAGCTGGTCGCCTCCCACGCGGGCTGCGACCAGGTCCAGGACGCCTACTCGCTGCGCTGCGCGCCCCAGGTCCACGGCGCGAGCCGCGACGCCATCGACTACGGCGAGAAGGTCGTCTCCATCGAGCTCAACTCGGCAACCGACAACCCGCTCATCTTCGCCGACCGGGACGAGGTGCTGACGGGCGGCCACTTCCACGGCCAGCCGGTGGCGCTCGCCATGGACTTCCTCGCGATCGCCCTCTCGGAGCTCGCCAACATCTCGGAGCGCCGCATCGAGCGCCTGGTCAACGCCACCTACTCCAACGGCCTGCCCATGTTCCTCGCCGAGGAGGGCGGCCTCAACTCGGGCTACATGGTCGCCCAGTACACGGCGGCGTCGCTGGTGAGCGAGAACAAGGTGCTGGCCCACCCGGCCTCGGTCGACTCCATCCCGACCTCGGCCGGGCAGGAGGACCACGTCAGCATGGGCACCACCTCGGCCCGCAAGGCCGTCAACGTCTGCGACAACGCCGAGCGGGTGCTCGCCATCGAGTTCCTGTGCGCCGCCCAGGCCCTGGACTTCCGCAAGATCCCGGCGGGCACGGGCAGCGCCGCGGCCTACAAGGCGATCCGCGAGGCGGTGCCCTACCTCGCCGCGGATCGGGTCGTTTCCAAGGACATCGAGGCCATGGTGGCCCTCATGCGGGACGGCTCGCTGCTCGCCGCGGTCGAGGCGGCCTGCGGGGAGCTGGAGTAA
- a CDS encoding type II toxin-antitoxin system RelE/ParE family toxin: MVDAAISLDALLVPPGNRLEALQGDRQGEHSIRINDQWHGCFVWRDGNAYEVEICDYHEGGRHEQQQDDGADPSGKDPARGVPGAAGDQPEPLGPRRRHPRSAH; the protein is encoded by the coding sequence ATGGTGGATGCCGCGATTTCGCTCGATGCTTTGCTCGTTCCGCCGGGGAATCGCCTCGAGGCCCTGCAAGGCGATCGCCAAGGAGAGCACAGCATCCGGATCAACGATCAGTGGCATGGTTGTTTCGTTTGGCGGGACGGCAACGCCTATGAGGTCGAGATCTGTGATTATCACGAGGGAGGCCGACATGAGCAGCAGCAAGACGATGGCGCCGATCCATCCGGGAAAGATCCTGCTCGAGGAGTTCCTGGAGCCGCTGGGGATCAGCCAGAACCGCTTGGCCCTCGCCGCCGGCATCCCCGCTCCGCGCATTAA
- the hutU gene encoding urocanate hydratase has translation MSTATPTHSTELAELLAGKTRIPLRAPRGTQLNCKGWVQEAALRMMLNNLDPEVAEHPDELVVYGGSGKAARNWESLRAIARTLTTLENDETLLVQSGKPVGVFRSHPDAPRVLIANSNLVPAWANWEHFRRLEAEGLMMFGQMTAGSWIYIGTQGILQGTYETFAALARKHFGGTLKGKLTVTAGLGGMGGAQPLSVTMNEGVVIAIEIDPTRIQRRIEKGYCEMVAESLDEALAQAQGAIDAGIPRSIALLGNVAEIMPEFLKRGIVPDVVTDQTSAHDPLNGYIPIGHTLETAASLRTSDPEAYLEASRESMAIHVRAILELQKKGAVAFDYGNNLRQVAKDRGVSNAFDYPGFVPAYIRPLFCEGKGPFRWAALSGDPADIARIDALILEEFADNEELCRWIKLAGEQVQFQGLPARICWLGYGDRERLGRLINGLVAKGEVSAPIVIGRDHLDCGSVASPNRETEAMKDGTDAVSDWVFLNAMINAVGGASWVSLHHGGGVGIGYSQHAGMVIVADGTAQADARLSRVLTSDPGMGVIRHADAGYPEAIACAEAKGVRLPMREA, from the coding sequence ATGTCGACCGCCACGCCGACCCATTCCACCGAGCTCGCCGAGCTGCTCGCGGGCAAGACGCGCATCCCCCTTCGCGCCCCGCGCGGCACCCAGCTCAACTGCAAGGGCTGGGTCCAGGAGGCCGCCCTGCGGATGATGCTCAACAACCTCGATCCCGAGGTGGCCGAGCACCCCGACGAGCTGGTGGTCTACGGCGGCTCCGGCAAGGCGGCCCGCAACTGGGAGAGCCTGCGCGCGATCGCCCGCACCCTCACGACCCTCGAAAACGACGAGACCCTGCTCGTCCAGTCCGGCAAGCCGGTCGGCGTCTTCCGCTCGCACCCGGATGCCCCCCGCGTGCTGATCGCCAACTCCAACCTGGTGCCCGCCTGGGCAAACTGGGAGCACTTCCGCAGGCTCGAGGCCGAGGGCCTCATGATGTTCGGGCAGATGACCGCGGGCAGCTGGATCTACATCGGCACCCAGGGCATCCTCCAGGGCACCTACGAGACCTTCGCCGCCTTGGCCCGCAAGCACTTCGGCGGCACCCTCAAGGGCAAGCTGACCGTCACCGCGGGCCTCGGCGGCATGGGCGGCGCCCAGCCCCTCTCGGTCACCATGAACGAGGGCGTGGTCATCGCCATCGAGATCGACCCCACCCGCATCCAGCGCCGCATCGAGAAGGGCTACTGCGAGATGGTCGCCGAGTCCCTCGACGAGGCCCTCGCCCAGGCCCAGGGCGCCATCGACGCCGGCATCCCCCGCTCGATCGCGCTTCTGGGCAACGTCGCCGAGATCATGCCGGAGTTCCTCAAGCGCGGGATCGTCCCCGACGTGGTGACCGACCAGACCTCGGCCCACGATCCGCTCAACGGCTACATCCCCATCGGCCACACCCTAGAGACCGCAGCCAGCCTGCGGACCTCGGACCCCGAGGCCTACCTCGAGGCCTCGCGCGAGTCCATGGCGATCCACGTCCGCGCCATCCTCGAGCTCCAGAAGAAGGGCGCCGTCGCCTTCGACTACGGCAACAACCTCAGGCAGGTGGCCAAGGACCGCGGCGTCTCGAACGCCTTCGACTACCCCGGCTTCGTGCCCGCCTACATCCGGCCCCTGTTCTGCGAGGGCAAGGGCCCCTTCCGCTGGGCGGCCCTCTCGGGTGATCCTGCGGACATCGCGCGGATCGATGCGCTCATCCTCGAGGAGTTCGCCGACAACGAGGAGCTCTGCCGCTGGATCAAGCTCGCCGGCGAGCAGGTGCAGTTCCAGGGCCTGCCCGCGCGCATCTGCTGGCTGGGCTACGGCGATCGCGAGCGCCTGGGCCGCCTCATCAACGGCCTGGTCGCCAAGGGCGAGGTCTCGGCCCCCATCGTCATCGGCCGTGACCACCTGGACTGCGGCTCGGTCGCGAGCCCCAACCGCGAGACCGAGGCCATGAAGGACGGCACCGACGCCGTCTCGGACTGGGTCTTCCTCAACGCCATGATCAACGCGGTGGGCGGCGCCAGCTGGGTCAGCCTTCACCACGGCGGCGGGGTGGGCATCGGCTACTCGCAGCACGCGGGAATGGTCATCGTCGCCGACGGCACCGCCCAGGCCGACGCGCGCCTCTCGCGCGTCCTCACCTCGGACCCCGGCATGGGCGTCATCCGCCACGCGGACGCGGGCTACCCCGAGGCGATCGCCTGCGCCGAGGCCAAGGGCGTGCGCCTGCCCATGCGGGAGGCCTAG
- the ftcD gene encoding glutamate formimidoyltransferase has translation MSKLIECVPNFSEGRRPEVIEAVCQAVSSIPGVILLDRSSDYDHNRTVLTLVGSPDGLKAAVLALYEAAIKNIDLREHQGEHPRMGAVDVVPFIPIRNASMEDCVALSKEIAALVSDRFDVPMFLYAEAASDPNRKVLAAIRKGEFEGMASKMQDQAWKPDFGPGEPHPSAGVSAIGARFFLVAYNLQLDTPDLKVAQAIAKAVRASSGGLMNVQGMGVFLADRNQAQVSMNLLNYEKTPLHRVQELVKAEAARYGARVMSAEIVGLIPQAALLEAAAYYLQVENWNPNLVLENAMLDKASQQSNGATAHV, from the coding sequence ATGTCGAAGCTGATCGAGTGCGTTCCAAACTTCAGCGAAGGCCGTCGCCCCGAGGTGATCGAGGCCGTCTGCCAGGCCGTTTCAAGCATCCCCGGCGTGATCCTGCTCGACAGGTCGAGCGACTACGACCACAACCGCACGGTGCTGACCCTGGTCGGCTCGCCTGACGGCCTCAAGGCCGCCGTGCTCGCTCTCTACGAGGCGGCGATCAAGAACATCGACCTGCGCGAGCACCAGGGCGAGCACCCCCGCATGGGCGCGGTGGACGTGGTGCCCTTCATCCCCATCCGCAACGCCTCGATGGAGGACTGCGTGGCCCTCTCCAAGGAGATCGCCGCCCTGGTCTCCGATCGCTTCGACGTGCCCATGTTCCTCTACGCCGAGGCCGCTTCCGACCCCAACCGCAAGGTGCTCGCCGCCATCCGCAAGGGCGAGTTCGAGGGCATGGCCAGCAAGATGCAGGATCAGGCCTGGAAGCCCGACTTCGGCCCCGGCGAGCCCCACCCCAGCGCCGGGGTCTCGGCCATCGGCGCGCGCTTCTTCCTGGTCGCCTACAACCTCCAGCTCGACACGCCCGACCTCAAGGTCGCCCAGGCGATCGCCAAGGCCGTACGCGCCAGCTCCGGCGGCCTGATGAACGTCCAGGGCATGGGCGTCTTCTTGGCCGATCGCAACCAGGCCCAGGTCTCCATGAACCTCCTCAACTACGAGAAGACCCCCCTCCACCGCGTCCAGGAGCTGGTCAAGGCCGAGGCCGCCCGCTACGGCGCCCGGGTCATGAGCGCCGAGATCGTCGGGCTCATCCCCCAGGCGGCGCTGCTCGAGGCCGCCGCCTACTACCTGCAGGTGGAGAACTGGAACCCCAACCTCGTGCTGGAGAACGCCATGCTCGACAAGGCCAGCCAGCAATCGAACGGAGCGACCGCCCATGTCTAA
- a CDS encoding ROK family protein has translation MATNLADAYALGLDLGGTKILAGLVDGDGRVHAEWRLPTPTEGGGAAILAALVEGVGTLKAELSSEQRARLIGVGVSSAGQVNHATGVVEYCTPNLPGWSGTPVVEALERAQGIRACADNDANCAAFGEYWVGAGKGVQNLVALTIGTGLGGGIIANGELVRGARGGGAEIGHFLLVPDGLPCNCGQNGCIESYVSGTALARAAARSGHWTPSPSSHQIFEMARSGDAHALGLVREMARNLAMGIVTIIAFLDPERIVVGGGVSEQADLFLPLVREQIPGLYGERGWDTSALVPAALGPRAGMIGAAGQALARFGAAKTAVC, from the coding sequence ATGGCAACCAACCTCGCTGACGCCTACGCCCTCGGCCTCGACCTGGGAGGCACCAAGATCCTCGCCGGCCTGGTGGACGGCGATGGGCGGGTGCACGCCGAGTGGCGCCTGCCGACCCCGACCGAGGGCGGAGGAGCGGCCATCCTGGCGGCCCTGGTGGAGGGGGTCGGCACCCTCAAGGCCGAGCTTTCCAGCGAGCAGCGCGCGCGGCTCATCGGCGTGGGCGTGAGCAGCGCCGGCCAGGTCAACCATGCGACCGGCGTGGTCGAGTACTGCACCCCCAACCTGCCCGGCTGGTCGGGGACCCCCGTGGTCGAGGCCCTGGAGCGGGCCCAGGGCATTCGGGCCTGCGCGGACAACGACGCCAACTGTGCGGCCTTCGGCGAGTACTGGGTGGGCGCCGGCAAGGGCGTCCAGAACCTGGTGGCCCTCACCATCGGGACGGGCCTGGGCGGCGGGATCATCGCCAACGGGGAGCTGGTGCGCGGCGCGCGCGGCGGCGGGGCCGAGATCGGCCACTTCCTCCTGGTGCCGGACGGCCTGCCCTGCAACTGCGGCCAGAACGGCTGCATCGAGTCCTACGTCTCCGGCACGGCCCTCGCCAGGGCCGCGGCGCGCTCGGGCCACTGGACCCCCTCGCCCTCGAGCCATCAGATCTTCGAGATGGCTCGCTCGGGCGATGCGCATGCGCTGGGCCTGGTGCGGGAGATGGCGCGAAACCTGGCCATGGGGATCGTCACGATCATCGCCTTCCTCGATCCCGAGCGGATCGTGGTGGGCGGCGGCGTCAGCGAGCAGGCCGATCTGTTCCTGCCCCTGGTGCGCGAGCAGATCCCCGGGCTGTACGGCGAGCGCGGCTGGGACACCTCGGCGCTGGTGCCGGCGGCTCTCGGCCCCCGCGCCGGCATGATCGGGGCGGCGGGTCAGGCCTTAGCGCGCTTCGGCGCCGCCAAGACGGCGGTCTGCTAA
- the hutI gene encoding imidazolonepropionase translates to MRDASTFHADLVVRNAVQLVTVSGSGRPRSGHQQGHLAIIPDGAVAIAGGEIIAVGTTDEIMTSGAVDSDTMEMDARGCVVTPGLIDSHTHLVYGGSREREFELRARGATYNEIMASGGGIYSTVRKTREASFETLYRTAERHLSTMLAYGTTTVEAKSGYGLDFDTELKQLEVLEKLNRLQPIDVVSTFMGAHAVPEGQDADAYVEWLCAEAIPRISIRGLARFCDVFCEQGVFTPEQTAKILRAAQRQGLGAKLHADELCDTGGAMLAAELGAVSADHLHCANEEGLAAMAKKGVVATLLPGTAVFLGMREHAKARRMVELGVPVALATDFNPGSCFSESMSLMMSFACTQLKLTPAEALVASTINAAHAVSRGHHIGSLEVGKQGDLVLWDADDYRMIPYHMGVNLVKTVVKRGKVVHRAAGLSVKTVEV, encoded by the coding sequence GTGAGAGACGCTTCCACCTTCCACGCGGACCTGGTCGTCCGCAACGCCGTCCAGCTCGTCACCGTCTCGGGCAGCGGCCGCCCCCGCAGCGGCCACCAGCAGGGGCACCTCGCCATCATCCCCGACGGGGCGGTCGCGATCGCGGGCGGCGAGATCATCGCCGTCGGCACCACCGACGAGATCATGACCAGCGGCGCGGTCGACTCCGACACCATGGAGATGGACGCCCGCGGCTGCGTCGTCACCCCCGGCCTGATCGACTCCCACACCCACCTGGTCTACGGCGGCAGCCGCGAGCGCGAGTTCGAGCTGCGCGCCCGGGGCGCCACCTACAACGAGATCATGGCCTCGGGCGGCGGCATCTACTCGACGGTGCGCAAGACCCGCGAGGCCTCCTTCGAGACCCTCTACCGCACCGCCGAGCGCCACCTCTCGACCATGCTCGCCTACGGCACGACCACCGTCGAGGCCAAGAGCGGCTACGGCCTCGACTTCGACACCGAGCTCAAGCAGCTCGAGGTGCTCGAGAAGCTCAACCGTCTCCAGCCCATCGACGTGGTGTCGACCTTCATGGGGGCCCACGCGGTGCCCGAGGGCCAGGACGCCGACGCCTACGTCGAGTGGCTCTGCGCCGAGGCCATCCCCCGCATCTCGATCCGCGGCCTGGCGAGGTTCTGCGACGTGTTCTGCGAGCAGGGGGTCTTCACCCCCGAGCAGACCGCCAAGATCCTGCGCGCCGCCCAGCGGCAGGGCCTGGGCGCCAAGCTGCACGCCGACGAGCTGTGCGACACCGGCGGGGCCATGCTCGCCGCCGAGCTCGGAGCCGTCTCGGCCGATCACCTCCACTGCGCCAACGAAGAGGGCCTCGCCGCCATGGCCAAGAAGGGCGTCGTCGCGACGCTGTTGCCCGGCACGGCGGTCTTTTTGGGCATGCGCGAGCACGCCAAGGCCCGCCGCATGGTCGAGCTGGGCGTCCCGGTGGCGCTCGCGACCGACTTCAACCCAGGCTCGTGCTTCAGCGAGTCCATGAGCCTGATGATGTCGTTCGCCTGCACCCAGCTCAAGCTCACCCCCGCCGAGGCCCTCGTCGCCTCGACCATCAACGCGGCGCACGCCGTCTCGCGCGGCCACCACATCGGCAGCCTGGAGGTCGGCAAGCAGGGCGACCTGGTCCTCTGGGACGCCGACGATTACCGCATGATCCCCTACCACATGGGCGTGAACCTCGTGAAGACGGTCGTCAAGCGAGGCAAGGTCGTCCACCGGGCCGCAGGCCTCAGCGTCAAGACCGTCGAAGTCTAG
- a CDS encoding AMIN domain-containing protein: MRRFLLALVLAGATPLPAFAAASYVGAVRYDDATRTFTIETSGTPLVQTKRLINPDRLVIDVRDAALAVTAPREQTITSRRIRGFSVSQVTGTPEIVRVVVELQPKVEPLIAVRQSPGRVIIAFEQPPVPKGERELETLPPASENVRLPAPQVVALPSAPPLPAGPVVVPPPPEAPSPRPDEAIKTSAPQAAIASPAPERPIAPVVWTGKPAPSPSPAWQRPALEPITVGPAEEPEKAEKEAAKVEWGFGSTVMLRWQQLEALDDYGAEAGPVFAYPAGINGVEVRHWVTPWLGFGLDSRLLNYDMAAEGVSLNRTDLMILPALVARYPLLDGRVEPTLHLGYMARHITAYSHTLGAALPFSPTQFHHGYALGLGGRLRLLPALSLQLDYQLLPSVGGNLFQGFGSVFPLSQSRYTAEVMIDVGPGYLSMGYAGDAARGSSYSQFINGLLAGAGWRY, from the coding sequence TTGAGGCGTTTCCTGCTGGCGCTGGTCCTCGCCGGAGCCACTCCCCTTCCCGCCTTCGCCGCGGCCTCCTACGTGGGGGCCGTGCGCTACGACGACGCGACGCGCACCTTCACCATCGAGACCAGCGGCACCCCCCTGGTCCAGACCAAGCGCCTGATCAACCCCGATCGCCTGGTCATCGACGTGCGCGACGCGGCCCTCGCCGTGACGGCCCCGCGCGAGCAGACGATCACCAGCCGCCGGATCCGGGGCTTCTCGGTCTCTCAGGTGACGGGCACCCCCGAGATCGTGCGCGTGGTGGTCGAGCTGCAGCCCAAGGTCGAGCCCCTGATCGCGGTGCGGCAGTCGCCGGGTCGCGTCATCATCGCCTTCGAGCAGCCTCCGGTCCCCAAGGGGGAGCGCGAGCTCGAGACCCTGCCGCCCGCGTCGGAAAACGTGCGCCTGCCGGCGCCCCAGGTGGTCGCGCTGCCGAGCGCGCCGCCCCTGCCCGCCGGGCCCGTCGTCGTGCCACCCCCGCCCGAGGCCCCGTCGCCCCGGCCGGACGAGGCGATCAAGACGAGCGCCCCGCAGGCCGCGATCGCCTCCCCGGCTCCCGAGCGCCCGATCGCTCCTGTCGTCTGGACCGGCAAGCCCGCCCCCTCGCCGTCGCCCGCTTGGCAGCGCCCCGCCCTGGAGCCCATCACGGTGGGGCCGGCCGAGGAGCCCGAGAAGGCCGAGAAGGAGGCCGCCAAGGTGGAGTGGGGCTTCGGCTCCACGGTCATGCTGCGCTGGCAGCAGCTCGAGGCCCTCGACGACTACGGGGCCGAGGCGGGGCCCGTCTTCGCCTACCCCGCGGGGATCAACGGGGTGGAGGTGCGCCACTGGGTCACGCCATGGCTCGGCTTCGGCCTCGACTCGCGCCTCTTGAACTACGACATGGCCGCCGAGGGCGTGAGCCTCAACCGCACCGATCTGATGATCCTGCCGGCCCTGGTCGCGCGGTATCCCTTGCTCGACGGTCGCGTCGAGCCCACCCTGCACCTGGGCTACATGGCGCGCCACATCACCGCCTACTCCCACACCCTGGGGGCGGCCCTGCCCTTCTCGCCCACCCAGTTCCACCACGGCTATGCGCTGGGCCTTGGGGGGCGCTTGCGCCTGTTGCCCGCCCTCTCCCTTCAGCTGGACTACCAGCTGCTGCCCAGCGTCGGCGGGAACCTCTTCCAGGGCTTCGGGAGCGTCTTCCCCCTGTCCCAGAGCCGCTACACCGCCGAGGTCATGATCGACGTGGGGCCGGGCTACCTCTCGATGGGCTACGCGGGCGACGCCGCCCGGGGGAGCAGCTATTCCCAGTTCATCAACGGGCTTCTCGCCGGGGCGGGGTGGCGCTACTGA